Proteins from a single region of Ziziphus jujuba cultivar Dongzao chromosome 1, ASM3175591v1:
- the LOC107426381 gene encoding glycine-rich protein 5 — protein MKKLTIIIFLEIFLVVSLFITTETSANGIGSNLEENPDPGLCLDPGNCLSHARRLLNPNAGVKISAGRGGGSIGGSRGGGSVGGTRGGGSIGGSQGGSNGGSRSRGDATRGAIIGGIAGAGVGMYHGRHSRGPSKSNGASSIIPMKFHAIFPSSKDSFSSLPRRK, from the exons atgaaGAAATTAACCATCATAATATTCCTGGAGATTTTCTTGGTGGTTTCCCTCTTTATTACGACCGAAACATCGGCAAACGGAATTGGCTCCAACCTTGAAGAAAACCCAGATCCAGGACTCTGTTTGGATCCCGGTAACTGTTTGTCTCATGCACGTAGGCTTCTAAATCCCAACGCCGGGGTCAAGATTAGTGCTGGTCGCGGCGGTGGTTCAATTGGCGGTTCTCGCGGTGGCGGTTCAGTTGGTGGTACTCGAGGCGGTGGTTCAATTGGAGGTTCTCAAGGCGGTTCCAATGGAGGTTCTCGTTCTCGCGGCGACGCTACGCGCGGCGCTATAATTGGTGGGATAGCCGGTGCTGGAGTCGGAATGTATCACGGTAGACATTCTAGGGGACCTTCCAAATCAAATGGGGCTTCTTCGATAATCCCTATGAAATTCCAT gcaatttttccttcttcaaaagattctttttcttcccttccACGGCGTAAATGA